Below is a window of Malania oleifera isolate guangnan ecotype guangnan chromosome 1, ASM2987363v1, whole genome shotgun sequence DNA.
TCTTTGAAAGAAGGCAAAACCTATTGTGCCTCTCATTCGCTTCATGTTCACTTAAAACCTCCCCAATGTATTCGCAGACAAATGTGCCACGAAGAATTGCTTCACCTGCCCTTAAAGCCCAGCCCTGTGAATCAATGTACATAAAAGTTATTCTAACACTCTTTTATGACCATGGAAATTTAAAAGGTATTACCTTTTTTCCTGTTTTGAAGACTTCTAATTTTACTCGTACACCATTCTGCAAAACCCTATTCTGGCAGGTTCTACTGCAGCTGCACATGTGACTGCACTCGTAGACAAGATAACCCTCCTGCATAGGTTAGTAGGAGAAATGTTAGAGGCAACTAGAACAAACAGGCCTAGCTGCTTCTGAAATAGTGTGCATGCTTACGAAAAGTGCATTCAGTGCAAAATTTTGATGTACATAGTCCAATAATCTTCTGGCCAATGATTTTCTTAGGTAGTAATATCATTCTGTCAAAATAGTTTGGACACTATAGCAACATAGAAAGAATCCAGACTATCCAGACTATGTAATTATGCCCATTGAAATGGGGCAAAAGAAATggcttgaaaatcaagaaataaaaacaaTGGACAAGTGGATCAACTGTAAAAACTTAGCCGCAACAAATTACCCAACTTAATATGACCTTAAGAGTAGGCAAAAATGCATTACCTCCAAGATAAGCCGACCATTCTCATCATATGGGAATCTGCCATGCATGGGTTTCCCATATATATCTCTTGCATCTTCATAGTCATTATCAAAAAGATAAACATGGTCACATGTTTCAGGATAGCACGCTGAATGCCCACAAGCACACCCCAACTGCAAACTCTGCAtggggaaaaaatgaaaaaatgaaaagaaaagaccCTACATTCATGCTCGCGCGAGGTGGAATGATAAAAGATAATTTTAGATGTTTATGAATCATCCTAATAATAACAGAAATGATACCAACCCATGCATGTGCCAACAAGCACACAAGCACATATAagcagagagagggagagagagacagagagaaacTTGGCTGCCAGCGATAGAAAAAGAGATTTTTGGCGGAATAAAGGcagggagaggggggggggggaagaagaagaaaaaggaggatAAGAAGGGAATGCAGGAGGCTTAGTGCTCAATGCCGTGAACAAGGGTACAAACGCACAAAGAAATGCTGTGAAAATGGTTTTAAAAAGAGTCAAATGGTCCCTGGGTTGGGAATTGCAAGTGcataggtccaaacaaatcttgTACACCCATAAAGGACCCAACCAGCTGACTGACCAAGTTGTTTTAACATAGATGTCAAAGGTCGATGCGCAGAACAATACATTCAGATTCTCAAACTAAGTTTACAGTGGTCAGGGATCACTCGTGGTTGGCACCAAATCACATTAGTATCCTGATGAAACCAGCATGAGCCATGTGCACTACAGATGGAGTTGCATATTTTATGCAATAACAACAAAAGTGCATGCAATCCAAATTTGACAACTCTTCATATTTTTTGTAACAAGAACCAAATTATTCACACATAGAGATTTGGTGGACTTCATAGCATTTTTTTatgagttattattattattattattattacaggatATATGTTTAGCACTTTGTATTGGTGATGTTATATGAAAACTTATTGGACTTGTTTTTGGTTTGACATATAATTGGTttaatgatgagagagagagagagagagagagagagagagaaacagataTTCAAGGGagagaaaagtaaataaaagaggAGATAAACATGAAAGTGGAAATAAAGgaaattttttccacttaaaaaAGTGTAAAACACTCATAATTATCCATATTTCCATATGTAGTATAGATAAACAGCAGAAAAGTTACCTCTGCATCAAGATCAAGGGATTGATCAAGCAAAGGCTTCATAATATATGTGAAACTCTCCCAGGGCATGGAGGATTTGGTAATCTGGCCATCAGTACCATCTAAAAGGATGCCAAGGGAATCCAGAAAATCCTTATCCACTACACATGCAATTGGAACTGATTCCTTTCCAAAGCTTATATCACCACACAAGATGACAGTTTTTTGCCCACAGTTCTGCGCAAAATGACGTGAATCAATAACATAGTGGCACTCATCCATTTCCCAATCCTCGTTCATATAATATGTTGGACTTGTTGATCTGGGCTGCAAAAGTTCATGCGAGGGAGGTGCCAAGGTAGACCGTAAATGTGAATTTGTAACTGGTTTACATCCTCTGGGACAAATAAACCCCTCTTGGTGCCAGTTAACATGAATATTATGTTCACTGCAGAGTTTGGCAGCCTTCAAATACAGGCGTTCTGGCAGGACTCCATATTTCCCCTCCAGTGAAGCTTGAAGGTTTACTCTGCAACAAGCTGAGCGTGCAATAGATAAAATCTCAAGGTTATTAGGCCGGGCTTTTGTTTTCTGAATCTCAGAAAAAAGTATCTTTGCAACGGATGAGCATTGGGATTCTGATAGCCTTCCAAGACCAACTGCCTCAGTTACATTAGACTGTACTCTCATTACTTCAGTACCAGCTGAATGTGATGCCTGGATGCGCTTCTTCAAAGTTGCATTGCTCCTGTTCCTGATTCTATATGATGCTGCTCCTAGACCTTTTTTAAATCTAGGCCGGGTAAGTCTTCCCGATTTTAATCTATGGGCATAAAAATGAATCCCCTTCTTTGGAGGACGAGAGCCAACTAGCTGTGGCCCCATATGCGCAGCTTGATGGTGGCGCCCAAGATCAGGTAGAAGATCAAACTTTAACCCACAGAACCTGCAAACGAACTTTCGGAAATTACCTTGAGATTGTGTGTTGTTTTCCACGGATGCTGAGTTATCCAGCTCAAGTTTCTGTGGGGAATCTTCATCTACAGATAGTGTCTGGTGCTCAGCAATTTTTGATGGCCTGAAATTGGCAGGATGAGCTGATAACACATGCAACCATAACTGATCCGTGTTCCCAAAATGGCTGCCACAAGGAATACACAGGACAAGCATGCAATTTTCAACAAATTGAACATGGTGTCTCTCCTGCACATGTGTTTCCAGGACCTTTTTGTTTGTAAAAGAATCCAGGCAGATGGCACAAGCATAACCTCTAAAAAACCATTGTGCTTCCTTTTTATGATTGTCCATCCAGTGGGTGCCAAGTGCTTGATCATCAATAAATTCCTCAGAGCAAATTTTGCATCTAATTGTGTCATCAATGTCATGGCCACTCTCAATGGCTAATGGCATTGGAACAGGATCTTCTGCAACAGAGGAGGAGATTTGTGTATCCTGGGTAGCATTGAAGCCCCAAAGCCTCACAAGTCTCTCTTTTTCACTGCAAACCAACTTCATTAAAAATTCCCCGACACTAGGATATTTAGAAGCTTCTGATACAGCCCATTGAAGCTGAATTTCCTTGGGGACTGGGTTTCTCAATGATAGGATACTTTTAAAGAGCCTGTAAAACAGCTCACATGCTCGATGTAATTGCATCTTTTGTTCCTGTGAGCAGCAATCCTTCAAAAGATCTATAAACACCTCTTTTGAAATTATCCTGCTCTTACCATTCCTTGCACGTTTAAGCCAGCTTGGAAGGTGTTTCTCACAGTATAATGAATGCCTTTTTGGACTTTCCCAGCAAGGATCAGTGCCATCATTGGGACACGAACCTATGCAGCATGGCATCTCTGAGTTGTTATACTCTTTACTGGAATATTCATGATTCTCAGTTAAGCAGCTTCTTCCATTGAAAGCATCTCCCTCCATAACTGAGACAGGATCCACCCGTATTGGAGGATCAAGCTGTCCCAACAATACTATATCCTTGCAGGATGAGGATTTAGACCTAGAAATAATCTCCTCGTGCTTTCTCTTTAGTTTATTCTCAGGTGGAGGCAAGGTCTTTTTCATATCATCATGGGGCCTGTGTTTCTTACAAAACAAAGAGCCACATAAAGAACGATGTTTACATCGAGTACCAAGAGTGGTGGTACCTTCACATAATGGTGAATCAACAGGCAGATTCCCTTCGGCTTTTGCATGGTTTCCCGCAAAACGAGAGGCCAGATGCACACAACAATAAACATCACCTTCATTTGCCCACCTCACACACTGCCTTCCCTTAGCTTCAATAAAAGCAATGCACTGGCGATTCTTACTCCCAAGATTTAAGTGTTTTCTAGCAACTAATCCATTTGTAGGTGTTGATTCCACATCTTTGCTCTGCATGAACTCAGGATTTCCAGCTTCAACTACAATGTTATCCCATCTATTAGATGCACTACCAGGGTTTTCAGTTGGTGCAACTCCCTCTCCAAGAATTTCCCCTTTACAATGATCAGACGCTAATGTAGCATGATTTACAGTGTCATGGCCATCAAATATTCCAGAGTCAATGCCAACAGTTATAGCTGGATGTGAACCCTTTTCCATGTTTGTAGCATGTGCTTCTGCACGACGAACTTCAAGCTTGGGCCTCTTCCTGCTAATTTGAAGAGCTGCAGTCACTGGACTATCCCTGCTTTGCTGCCTGGTGTCTCCACCACTGGAAAGGGGATTAGACATTGAAAACCACTTCATGACTTCATTTTTCCATGTCTTCCACTCGGAGCTCAATTCCAGTTGCACTGGTGCATCTGGGAGTGAATGAACTTCATTCCATAGAATAGAATCATTCAATTCCTGAATTAGAAGGGGGAAAAACATCAGCAAAAGGTGGTAGGAAAGAATTCAATTATAACTTATATGATATCTTACAAGAAGTATGACGAATTTGTTGGCAGTAATAAATTCATTCCATCTCTTGGCTGGGAAAGATAACAAGGCTTCCCCCAATGTTCAAAGCATTATGGGCCAAACTTCCATTAGCTAGTTACAGTATTCACCACCAGCCTTCTACAACAGGTTACATTATAGTAACATATGAAGATAACCAAAGGACAGTATCTTCTGATTCcaaattcttttaaaaataaaataaaataaaataaaatgcttcAAAATGTTACAAGAATCTACCTATTATATTCCCTGATGAGTTACTCATCAAATGATTAGTCCTAAAGGGTATCATTTGATTCATCTCCTAAAGGCTATCATTTGATTCATCTCCTGGTCTAGTGTCATTCATTGCTTAACCAGAATGATCGGTCCAAATTACACGACATAGATAACATCAAAGAGATAAGAGCCAGTGATATCAACCATGCTTCCAACGCACCTTGGCAATCGCCAATATCATGACATTTATTCTGTGTTTGTGCGTGCTTGTGTTTTTTTCAGAGATtaggttatgtatatatatatttagtgaCATATATTTCAAAGGTCCTTCAAGGAGAAGTTTGTCTAGGAAAGAgtggaattatatatatatatatatagcatagtTTCTGCACAGAAGAGgaaagaaaatggaaaagaaatgttCAAGAAACTAGAGGGCAATATGATATTCTACAAAGGAAATAAAAGCATGTTTCCATGTCAGCAGTAGTTGAGCCTTTGGATGCCATGCCAGAGTAGTGGTTAGGGCTGTGAGTTAAGCAGGTTAGGTTGGGCCAAAGACAGATAATTTCAAGCCAATAGGCTAAGCTATGGGTTGACCAAGCTGCACATAATCCAAACTCACTCTTGGGCTTGAGATGCAACAGCTCATGTTGGGTCAAAGTGAAGTTAGCAAGCAGCACACCAAATTCACTTTTGCCTGCTTTAGTCTCCTAATCAGAATATCCACTGATGAACATGCATTTTATAATGTTCTGCAGCAATGAAAGGAGACTCAAAACTAAATTAATAACCACAATGACACAGATTGAGAAACATTtgaaatcaataaaaatataagcatattatctttttttttatcaCATACAATCATCTTATCATGTTAAAAACTAGTTTAGCTAACTGATTGGGAGTCAAAATCACTCAGCATAACATACAACCATCTTATCATGTTAAAAACTAGTTTAGCTAAATGATCGGGAGCCAAAATAAATCAGCATAACATCTTAAATGCATCATTAAGGTGAATCCTGAAAAtggaaaattaatttaaaatgtgCATGTGACTGACTAAACTGTCACATGCAAAAACTATgtcatatataataaataaaagagactAGTGATACAGGGGCAGCATGAAGGATCTGCATCCATGAGAGAATGCAGGAGAGAAAAAagggagaagaaggagaaggaagagagaagaTAGGAGGGAGGAGCTAGGAGAGGGGATCTCACGTCTACATTAATTCAAATTCATCTACTACTacctacatcatggctttcacacactatttgtAAGAAAGCCTCTGACACATGAAATCACAAATTTACACATAAACACCTAAAACTACATTAAaatacaaacatacccctaaaatacacaaatattacaaacatgctcccaaatacacataatcataaCACAATTAACTACTAACAAAACTcaacaatcccttgacccaaTTCTTCTCAATTATTCTCCAACAAAGATCTTGCCGacgtcttgcttcttgtcctacatcaagcAGATGTATGCTCTAAACATTGGCACAGGCCAGAGGTGGATCCAGGGAGCCAGGTTGTAGCAACACACATAAAGAAAACACATAAACAAAAAGCTCTTGAATGTCAAATTATTGCTCCACCTCTCTTTTTCTTCTGGATCAATTCGCAGGCTTTCTGGATATGGCCACATAACCAGAGTAGTCCATCCTCTCCTCTTAACCCCTCTCTACCCCATCCCAAGTTTTGAAGCTCAGAGCTAACCATGATCAACCTGTTGGAGTGTCCCCTAATCATAGGGTAagaatttttttgataaataaaatttcaaacagaaaattttaaataaacaaacttttatCCTCAACTCCaaataacaatttaattaactcaCAAGATCACAGAAAGTGGGAACAATGTCTCCAACTGTGGAAGTAAAACTACGTATATCATGCCCTCCCCAACCCCCAATGGCATGGGAGCTTTTCGCActggtgttattatttattatttatttatcaaacTGTAATAAGAATGCAAGGAATGAAAGAATGGATCTTATGATTTTCTTTTATTGAATTTGGTCCTCCACCCTCCACCTCCAACAAATCCCGGCTTCACCACTAGTCCTAGCTGATGATGATTTGACCAAAGTCCTACCTAAACATAAATCAGGTCAACAGTTTTTATGAAGACCCAAACCGTAGTCTGAAAATTTGAAACCTTAAGCATATGTTAGCCCTGTGCAGTTGCAGTTAAACATGGTGGCACATGGTACAAGTAAAAAGTGGAGGTGCTTGTGGTGCACAATTAAAAACATATGTTGTGGTATTTAATTTAGTATATACTAAATTAATAGTGGTTGTGGCAGTGCTGGACAGAGAATAAATGGTAAACATGACATATATGGCCGTGGAATAGTGTCTGGTGAGAACAGTGACTACAGTAGAGGAGCAAGAAATTGTTCTTATTTAAGAAATAATTTCCTTCTCCAACTAAAACTTGTTGGCATACTTCTGTTTTtggggtgaaaaagtattttgaAGGTGTAATACTAGGCACAAAGATTTCCAAAAGCAAGAAATATACTTTTGTGAACAATCGTGAAGGTTAATTGCTGagtattaaatgattttcaaaagcaAGAAATATACTTTTGAAATGCATTCCAAAGTGTCCTTCCCCAAcatatttaatcatttatttaCATTAAAATGTTGTTGATCAATCCTCATCTGTCTCTATCTTGGCTTTATTCAGACTGTAGCAAATCTTTGTGATTATAAAAACGGtgactagaaattttaaaattttatattttacaaaaaatttacACACTAGAAACAGCATTGTGCAAAATAATGTTGAAGCACAACTATATGTCTTTCTATCAATCTATCCCTTTAAAAATTTACAGCTACTGGATTAATGACAACATAAAGTATCATAGCACAACCAATAATTGCAAAGCATGAAGGAAGTACATACCTCCTTCAACATTTCAACAGACTCTGCACGATGTGCATTCTGACAATGGTGAGCCCAAGAGTGAAGCGAATGTTCAAGCCACTCAGAATTTAAGTAGCGCTGCAATATCATCTGTGAGGAGACAAAACAGTGTTACTTCAATGCTAATCCAAAAAGGAGAGggaattgaaaaattaaaattaattgtgAAAGTCTCAAACAAAGTCTTGGAATCGCACAGCCCCCAGAAATAATATAGTTTTTTCAGGTATACATGCAAAACATGACACAACATTTAATGGCAATTGGATAAAATAATGCCAGCAACAAACCAAATTGGATCATGACAAACATCATCAATATAACCTTTCCATGTTTGGGCTTTGGGCTTATTTTGGCTACTGTTCGTAGTTGAAGTTCAAATGATGGACCATAATCACACAAAGCAAGACCAACAAGGTGTAAAAGAGTCGCAGGTTATCTGGTAACCATCTATATAACTTACATGTACACAACAACAAGCATACTCACACATATGCAACACCAAGCAGAGAAGGCTCCTGCATATATTGTGGGTCTGGAGAGGCAAGATGCACGCTGCCTTACCCCCACATTCGACTGGCTGTTTTCATGAATTGAACTTAAGACTTTCTAGCTTGCATGTAACACCTTTACCATAAGTTCAAGGATCACCCCcatgcatacatatacatatacatgtataaaATTTATACAAGTACATAAAGATAGTGTTTTCACATCACAATAGATAAGTAACAAAATTATATTGTCATTCCATCTCTAGTTAACCCAAAATAGGAAACTTGTAGATCTGTCAGAAGTATTTTTTGGCTTATATGATGGAAGCAACATTCTAATGTGACAATAGTGAGATTTTGATATGATTGGAAGCAAGGTTATTTTTCAAGGTTCTATACTGGAAGAACTAAATCAAGGTCACATAGGAGTTTCACCTGGTATCGGGGGTGGGGGTTGGGTTCCTAAGTGATGAACCTTCCATAGACTGAACCATAAGGACCACAACTATGCTTCAATTGTCATAAAATTGTTGTAGAACATCTGGGTGGAAGGAAAATATACCCAACCATCTTCTTAAAGGATGTATCAACTACtaacaaattaatataaaaacAGCCAAACTATACCTTACtgcatgggggggggggggagacgtTAAAGGATCTTCATATAGGTCTTCAATAAGTATTATTTTAATCTCATACAAATTACAATATATGGTCAATATTAAATCTTAAACTATAAACTTACATCCTTCAGCAATAACAACATACCAAACAAAAATAATGGCGCCACCAAAATAGCCTATCAAGGACACATAAAATTTAGTATTCTACTTCAACCAAAAAATTGCAGGAGTTTACATTCTGAAGCTTCAGAAGCATCCTTCCAAGGtcaaaatatgttttacagcgAGAAGCCTCCACAGCGAATTCCTTCCAGACTGTCACACTGCGAGCAGTCTCTAACAGAGCCTATACAAGTTTGAACAGATCTAAATTAAAAACAAACATACCAGAAAGATTAACAATCAAGACTATAATAGAAACAGAGAGCCTCAATCATGTACCTCAGTGTGTAATTGGTCAATGATATTCAGCATGCTGATACCCAGCTTTTGCATAATGAATCGGCGTGCAATAGTCAGATCCTTAACCATTTTTAATCCAACATTATGTGATCTATATGCAATAGGCTGTGGGAACTCACTAATGGGGCGTACAAGCAGCACATCTGCCCAAGAATAATTCCTTGTTCTcggaaaaaatataacaaaatattTCTTCCTGTCATGAGTTGGCTTCGCTTTCACAGTCGATAAGGGCCAATCAGCCCTCGCACATCTGATACCTGCCTGCCACTTCCCTCTCCACTATACTTGGAAGAATAGAATAGTGAACAATGTAAATAAAACCAGAACATGTTTCTTCATTTTTTATAGCATATACAGGCACTAGAAATGTCAATTATTGATCATTACCAGAAAACTAGATGTAAAGCTCCAAGCAACGACATTTCCACGTCGTCCCAGGAAACATGCATGTGCAATCACATGAATGAATAAACATATAATCAGGATTGTGATTCAAGATCACATTTAGGGAAAGAATTGATCTAATTAAACAGTTTTCTAGTGATGAGGCTCACTTTTTAGGTTGTCTTAAAATAAAACTGTGTCAAACTATCATTAAATCAGCATGACAGTAGCTATGGAACCAAACTAGTTGAGGTggttttgtattttctttttaaaaccttTCTCAGACAtttccctttatttatttatttatttatttttattattattattatttggtgtgtgtgtgtgggggggggggggaggaggggCACTCTGTGTTAGCAGTGCATATTATATCTTTGtatagatattaataaataataaccaCAACTCACACCATGCAAGACAAGCATACCCAGTCCGCACCCTTACGGCATGCAGTATAGACTAGATGTGCTGGCCATATTTGTATCAAATAACTTACAACATTAAATTCGGGAATGACTCATAAAAACATTTAACATAGATACCTTGACCCATACAGCAACAGATTCATCTTCTTCTGGCCACCTGGTTTCCGAAAGAAATGACTCCCCATCCCCATTGTTGCTTGGCAGCTCACCTTCAATAGTTTCCAAAATTAGATGAGAGTTCTCAGAAGCTACACAAGCTCCCATACAGTGATTCTGGACATCTAAGTTCTCATCTTCAAAGTCATGGGAATCACAAGACAAATTTTGGCCCTCAACCTCACATTCAAAGTAAGAAGCTCCACTACAGTGGCCTTCTGAAGTAGGCACTTCATTAAACATTGCTTGGTCTTCACCTATCATTTCTTCTACAGGTCTTTCTGCATTTAGTAATATGCCATCAAATTCACCATCTGCCACTAGAGCTGGTTTCTGAGGTTCAAGGCAATTAGGCTCTCCATCATATATAAAAGCAGCTGCTGGACCCTGTTGAGGGCAATCAGAATCTCCAACATACTTAATGCCAGAACAAGGAAGTACTTCCATTATTCCAACCAAAAATATGTAATGCCATATAGTGTCTTTGTTTCCACTAATTAAACCAACTCACTTCTCCTGTTCAAACAAGCACAAACCAATGGAAGTCAGATGAATGTGAATGCAGAATGCTAATAATAGTTAAGTGATGGATGATATAATCACATATAATTAGACATCAGAGAAATATAAGTTTTATACTGATTCACTGATGAAATGTATGCATGTGCATTAAAGTACACCTATATACCGATGTCTACACTATATAGTACCCTACAAGTACCAGCCAAGCCGAAGAGAAAAGTTCTTAAATTACCTATATAGGATAACCATGCATAGAAATAGTATGTGCGCTCCTAGAGGATAGGTTTTATAAAaatacaaagttcaaattatctGATAAAAATGGCCAGAGACAAGATGCAGTTATCCTCACCAAATAAGACCAGTTATGGCAGATGAAGTACTCCCAGAAAGAACAATCTTATGGCAGTATCAACTAGATTTATGCACAGTTCCAGACCTTCGGGGCATGGCCAATTACAGAAGAGAAAATCCTCCTTTGCAGTCTCAAGCATTTAAGCATGCTTCAGTATAGTTTTGGAAGACTGATCTAAATCACATAATTGTTTGACTTTGCACAACAAGTTCTAACAGTAAATGTTATATGTGAACCAAAGAGCACATAAAGAAGTAAACAATAATCCCATTCTGTTTCCACTTTGAAACCTCAACCATCATAAGTTACCCAGAGAACAATGCCCCTCAGACTCCCACCTAAAAATTTGAAAGAGCGCAATAGTTTTCTCCAAAATGCAAGTGCTCTATGCCGAATAATATCACCTTTGAACACGAATAATAAAACAGTTGACACAAAGCAACCCAATAATTTAATAGcagaaaagaatttaaaaaaaacacCGATGTCACCAAAAATACCAAGCGCTCCCCCCCTTTGTCTCAACTTCTCCTTTTCAAAAGTAAAAGTTGGATAGCATGTGTATGGTAAATAGCTTTTCCAGGATTTAAAAGCCAACTTTTAGCCTTTTTGGCGAGTTTTAGAAGttacaaatttgaaatttttaaaacttaaaactagttttttttccaacaaattattcaatttcactgctgtccttaattttttcaaatattacaaaactattaATGCAataattatatttcctaaaatacatatctattttagtcattttaaatatttttaggcaCCTTACAACTATTTTACCAAACATTCAAAGCCAACTTTTCTTTCTAACAAGTCCTTTTTTCACAGGAGGGTCAAACATGCATTCAGTA
It encodes the following:
- the LOC131166281 gene encoding histone-lysine N-methyltransferase SUVR5 is translated as MEVLPCSGIKYVGDSDCPQQGPAAAFIYDGEPNCLEPQKPALVADGEFDGILLNAERPVEEMIGEDQAMFNEVPTSEGHCSGASYFECEVEGQNLSCDSHDFEDENLDVQNHCMGACVASENSHLILETIEGELPSNNGDGESFLSETRWPEEDESVAVWVKWRGKWQAGIRCARADWPLSTVKAKPTHDRKKYFVIFFPRTRNYSWADVLLVRPISEFPQPIAYRSHNVGLKMVKDLTIARRFIMQKLGISMLNIIDQLHTEALLETARSVTVWKEFAVEASRCKTYFDLGRMLLKLQNMILQRYLNSEWLEHSLHSWAHHCQNAHRAESVEMLKEELNDSILWNEVHSLPDAPVQLELSSEWKTWKNEVMKWFSMSNPLSSGGDTRQQSRDSPVTAALQISRKRPKLEVRRAEAHATNMEKGSHPAITVGIDSGIFDGHDTVNHATLASDHCKGEILGEGVAPTENPGSASNRWDNIVVEAGNPEFMQSKDVESTPTNGLVARKHLNLGSKNRQCIAFIEAKGRQCVRWANEGDVYCCVHLASRFAGNHAKAEGNLPVDSPLCEGTTTLGTRCKHRSLCGSLFCKKHRPHDDMKKTLPPPENKLKRKHEEIISRSKSSSCKDIVLLGQLDPPIRVDPVSVMEGDAFNGRSCLTENHEYSSKEYNNSEMPCCIGSCPNDGTDPCWESPKRHSLYCEKHLPSWLKRARNGKSRIISKEVFIDLLKDCCSQEQKMQLHRACELFYRLFKSILSLRNPVPKEIQLQWAVSEASKYPSVGEFLMKLVCSEKERLVRLWGFNATQDTQISSSVAEDPVPMPLAIESGHDIDDTIRCKICSEEFIDDQALGTHWMDNHKKEAQWFFRGYACAICLDSFTNKKVLETHVQERHHVQFVENCMLVLCIPCGSHFGNTDQLWLHVLSAHPANFRPSKIAEHQTLSVDEDSPQKLELDNSASVENNTQSQGNFRKFVCRFCGLKFDLLPDLGRHHQAAHMGPQLVGSRPPKKGIHFYAHRLKSGRLTRPRFKKGLGAASYRIRNRSNATLKKRIQASHSAGTEVMRVQSNVTEAVGLGRLSESQCSSVAKILFSEIQKTKARPNNLEILSIARSACCRVNLQASLEGKYGVLPERLYLKAAKLCSEHNIHVNWHQEGFICPRGCKPVTNSHLRSTLAPPSHELLQPRSTSPTYYMNEDWEMDECHYVIDSRHFAQNCGQKTVILCGDISFGKESVPIACVVDKDFLDSLGILLDGTDGQITKSSMPWESFTYIMKPLLDQSLDLDAESLQLGCACGHSACYPETCDHVYLFDNDYEDARDIYGKPMHGRFPYDENGRLILEEGYLVYECSHMCSCSRTCQNRVLQNGVRVKLEVFKTGKKGWALRAGEAILRGTFVCEYIGEVLSEHEANERHNRYDKASCSYFYDIDAHISDMSSFIEGQVPYVIDATRYGNVSRFINHSCSPNLVNHQVLVESMEYQLAHVGLYASRDIAVGEELTYGYRFKLLPGQGCQCHCGASNCRGRLE